The DNA segment CCGGAACTCGTGGCGGCGCTCCGGCCGGCCCGAGTCCGCGGGGGCCACGTCGAACACCGGCTGCAGCCGGGCCAGGAACGCGGCCGGGTCGAGCCCGTGCAGGTCGTGGACCACCCGGTTGTAATCCATGATCTGGAGCTGGTTGTGGGGGAAGATGTAGGCCAGGAAAAAGTTGTAGTCCTCGCGGCCGGTGTGCCCCGGGTTGCCGTCCCGGCGCATCCGGCGCACCCGCGACGCGGCGGCCGACCGGTGGTGGCCGTCGGCGACGTACAGGTGCGGGATCTGGCGGAAGATGGCGGTGACGTCCGCGATCCAGCCGGGGTCGGAAACCACCCAGAACCAGTGTTCGATGCCGTCGGCGGAGGTGAAGTGGTACTCCGGCTCGCGGCGGCAGGCCGACTCGATTTTGGCGTCGAGGTCGGTCCGGGCGTGGTAGGTCAGGAAGACCGGGCCGGTCTGGGCGTTGAGCTCGCTGACATGGCGGGTGCGGTCGTCTTCCTTGTCCTGCCGGGTCAGCTCGTGCTTGCGGATCACGTCGGCGTCATAGTCGTCCACCGACGCGCCGGCAGCCAGCGAAGTCTGGATGTGATCCCCCATCCGCTGGCGGTAGATGTAGAGGCTGTCGGCCGCATCCCGGAACAGCACACCGCTGGTGATCAGTCTCTGGAAGTTTTCCCGGCCCTTGCGGTAGACGCGATCGTCGTACAGGTCGATGCCGGGGGGCAGATCGATCTCGGGCTTGCCCACGTGGAGGAAGGAGTAGGGATTGCCGCCCGCCATGGCCCGGGCCTCCTTCGATGACAGGACATCGTAAGGGGGCGACGCTACCTGCTCCACCAGGTGCCGCACCGGCCGGACGCCTCGAAACGCCTTGATCACCGCCATCGCTTCACTCCCGAAAGATCTGATTACAGTCGGAATATGAAAGTGTACCGAGGCTGCAATCCAAAGTCAAACACAATCACGCTGACCGACGGCGCGGCGCACCAAGACGCCAGCCGGTGGCGGATTCTCGGCGGTTCTCAGAGGAAGGGTGGATCGGCCGGGAGTCAGACCCTGGAGCTGAGAACGCGCCGGCGGATCAGCTCGTCGCTCACCCGGAACCGGACCAGGCGGTTCTCGCGCAGACTTTCCAGCTCGTTGGAGGGGATGGACTTGAATTCCATGTACAACGATTTGAGATAGGTGTAGTAGTTCTCCAGCGGCGCAAACGCGTGGTAGATGGAAAACTTGCGCCGGTGGCCGTAAAACGTCTTGAGGAAACGGATCAGGGTGTTCCAGCGCACCGGGTGCTCCAGATCGGGGGCGAAACCGCCCTTGGAGAAAAAATTGTGAGCGCGGGCCTCGGCTTCAAAATGGAAGCGGTACGGGTACCAATACTCCCCCTGTTTCATGTAGCAGTTGTAGGTGTCGATCACCACCAATTCGCCGCTGACTTCGGGCACGCGGTCCCCCTCCCGGCCCTGCACCAGGCTCAGCAGCAGGCTCGCGTCCACGGCGATGGGCACGCCGCGCAGCAGGTAGTTGTATACGTCGTTCTGCTGGACCAGGCAGCTCTGCCGGTCCACGTAAATTTCCATGGGATAGTTCTGGATGTCGCAGAAGAGCTGCACGTGCTCCAGCACGCTCAAACGATCGGATGGCAGAAGGAGGCGCTTGTCGTTCATACGCGCCCTATTATACCAGAGAACGGCGGCGCCGTCAGGCTTCTCATACGCCCGCACCAGCGGACGCCGTCAAGTCCTTGTGATATATGCGGAACCGCTTGTAGCACTTGGAGCCGAGCATCTCCGCGGCGCGGTTCATCATGACGTTGTCTTCGAGCACCCAGCCGATCTCCGCGTGATGATAGCCCGCCGCCGTGCCCCGAGTGACGATGTCGTGGTAGAGCGCCGCTGCAAAGCCCATGCTCTGGTACTCCTTCAGGGAGCCCATGGCCAGCACCCGCAGCACATCCAGCCGCCGCCTGGCGCGTAGCAACCGGAGCCAGCCCAGCGGCAGCAGGCGGCCGCCCAGATCCTTGAGGATCAGATTCAGCTCGGGGAGCGCCAGGAGGAAACCCACCGGCTCGCCACCGCGCTCGGCGATGTAGACGACGCGGGGGTCCACCACCCACTTGAAGTCCGCGGCCATGGCGGCGATCTCCTCGCGGGACATGGGCACGAAACCCCAGTTGCTGCTCCAGGCGTCGTTGTAAACCTTGAAGATCCGGTCGATCTCCTCGTCGAGGCGGTCCATCCGGATGTCGCGCGTGGTCAGGCCGTACCGCTGCATCAGCCGGCCGGTGACGCTGGCCAGCTTCTCCGGGAAGGGGTGGTCGTCGCTGAGCCAGTACGCCAGCAGGTCCTTGGCCTTGACGAATCCCGCCGCCTCGATCAGTCCCGCGTAGTAGGGATGGTTGTATGGCATCATGAACGCCGGCGGGCGGTCGAAGCCCTCGATGAGGAGGGCGCACTCGTAATTGGTGGAGGGGCTCACCGGCCCCTGCAGGGCGGTCAGGCCCCGGCCGGCGCACCAGGCGGCGGCCGCGTCCAGGAGCGCCCGGGCCGTGGCCGGGTCGTCCTCGGTTTCGAAGAAGCCGAAGAAGCCGGTGGCGTCATGACAGAATTCGTTGTGGGCCCGGTTGTGGATGGCCGCCACACGCCCCACCGGGCGGCCGTCGCGCTCCGCCAGGAAAAACTCCGCCGTCGCCTGCCGGTAGAACGGGTGATGCCGCCGGTCCAGCAGCCGCCGCTGGTCGTATCGCAGCGGCGGGACCCAGTGGGGATGCCCGGCGTAGTGCCGGTAGGGAAACTCGATAAAGGCGCGCAGGTCGCGCGCGCCGGACACCGGCCGAACCGTCGTTGTCATGGCTGTTGCTCCCATCGCCGGGTTGGGTCAGCGGCTCCGCGCCGGCACGGCGGCGCCGTCGAGCGCCGTCCGAATCTCGTCGGCCAGCCGCTCCAGGCCGTCGCCCCGCAGCGCCGACACGGTCAGGTCGCCGTACCGCTGGGCCAGGTGGACCTGTTCGGCCGGGTCCAGCCGGTCGGCCTTGTTGAGCACCCGCAGCCGCGGGATCCCGTCCAGGCCGAGGTCGGCCAGCAGCCGCTCGACGGTCAGGATGTGGTGGTCCCGCTGCGCGCTGGTGGCATCCACCAGGTGGATGATCAGCGCCGAGTCCTCGATCTCCTCCAGTGTCGCCTTGAACGCCTCGAGCAGGGGCGGAGGCAGCTCGCGGATGAACCCCACAGTGTCCGAGACGATGACCTCCTGTCCCCACGGCAGTCGCATGCGCCGGCTCACCGGGTCCAGCGTGGCGAACAGCTTGTCCTCGACCGGGACCGCCGCCCGCGTCATGGCGTTCATGAGGGTGGATTTACCGGCATTGGTGTACCCGATGATGGACACCACCGGCGCCCCCCGCCGCTGCCGGCCCAGGCGCCGCTGCCGTCGCGAGGTGCGGATCGCGGCCAGCTTCTGCGCCAGCAGGTCGATGCGGTCCTTGATGCGGCGTCGGTTCACTTCCAGCGACGTCTCACCGGGACCGCGGCCGCCGATCCCCCCGCTGAGGCGGGACAGGGAGTCGTCGAACTCCACCAGCCGCGGCATCAGGTACTGGAGCTGGGCCAGCTCCACCTGAATCTTCCCCTCCTGGGACCGGGCCCGGCGGGAGAAGATGTCGAGGATGAGCTGGTTCCGGTCGATGACCTTCAGGTCGGTCTCGCGGCCGATGAGCCGGCTCTGGGTGGGGGTGAGGGTCTGGTTGAAGATGAGCAGGGTGGCGCCGAGCTGCATGCTTCGGGTGATGAGCTCCTGCAGCTTGCCCCGGCCCAGGAGGTAGCGGGGATCCAGGGAGGCGCGGCGCTGGACAAACCGGTCGATCACCTGCACGTCGGCGGAATAGGCCAGCTCCTCCAGTTCGTCCATCCGCTCGCGTTCGGTGTCCACGGGGCCGGTGGTGACTCCCAGCAGGATCGCCCGCTCCGCGTGCTCCTGGCGGCGAAGCTGCGAGGTCTTCCGGACAAATTCGCCCTCCAGCTCGCGGATGAATGCCTCATAGTTCAGGTCCAGGTGGTGCACGTCGCAGGACGGGAGCAGCCGCCACAGCTCGGGCCGGACGGCGCCGCCCGGCGGATCGAAGTCGGGCGACAGGTGGGCGGTGTGCACCTGCCCGGGCCGGCCGTCGTCGGTGACATCCAGGGCGGTCATGGTGTCCAGCCGCAGGAGCGAGAGGTCTGTCAGATCCTCCCGGCTCAGCCCCGCCTCGCCGAAATGGGTGTGGATGCAGCGAAGGCCGCGGAACCGCCGCAGGTCGGTGCGGATCCGGCGGAAGTCGGGCAGCTCGATCCGGCTGCGATCCCCCACCACGACGTACTCGACGGCGCCCTTCCGGTCCACCAGCACCCCCACCTGGCGCCGGATTTCGGCGGCGATCCGGGCCAGGCCCGCCGCGAACTCCGGCGTCAGCAGGCTTTGTGCCGGCAGGCGGCGCTGGTAGATTTTTTGAAGCTGGCGGATCTGGCTGGGCTTGAGTCCCGAAGTGTTGCCGTAGATCTTGGAGATGGGTCACCTCCGCCGGGGTCGCGGCCGGAGCCTTCCGCCGTGCCGCTTCAGGTGGCGCTGGAACAGCGCACGCATGCCGGGGCGCCTGGCACCGGCGTCGGCCGGCGCGGGTTCGCTTTGGGCGAACGTTTCATGCAGCTCCCCGTCCTGCACCGTGACCCGGCCCTCGGTGCTGAGGCGCACCCAGTGGGTACAATAGGCGCGCCACCGGCCGCCGCCGCACTGGCGGACACAGAAGGTGTCGGTGTCCGTGCAGTTGACGCACTCGCCGAGGAGGAGGCAGACGCGCGGCACCAGCAGGCCGCACGTCCGGCACAGGATGTATGGCTCATCCACCGGCTCGAAGCGGGGGCAATCCGCCCGGGCCCGGTAGTCCTCGATGTGACCGAAGATGGTGCAGCCATAAAACTGGTGGTCGATCCGGCTGGCCGCGGGGTCCATGGACTGGAAATCGTCAAACCAGTTCCGGCAGGTTCGGCAATCGACGATCACAACGAATCGACCTCAC comes from the Acidobacteriota bacterium genome and includes:
- a CDS encoding DUF1015 domain-containing protein, whose protein sequence is MAVIKAFRGVRPVRHLVEQVASPPYDVLSSKEARAMAGGNPYSFLHVGKPEIDLPPGIDLYDDRVYRKGRENFQRLITSGVLFRDAADSLYIYRQRMGDHIQTSLAAGASVDDYDADVIRKHELTRQDKEDDRTRHVSELNAQTGPVFLTYHARTDLDAKIESACRREPEYHFTSADGIEHWFWVVSDPGWIADVTAIFRQIPHLYVADGHHRSAAASRVRRMRRDGNPGHTGREDYNFFLAYIFPHNQLQIMDYNRVVHDLHGLDPAAFLARLQPVFDVAPADSGRPERRHEFRMFLDGRWHRLSPRPGTFPADDPVRSLDVSILQENLLAPVLGIGDPRKDKRIDFVGGIRGIGELERLVRSGEAAVAFALYPTSVDELMAIADAGRFMPPKSTWFEPKLKDGLVSHLLD
- a CDS encoding N-acetyltransferase; translated protein: MTTTVRPVSGARDLRAFIEFPYRHYAGHPHWVPPLRYDQRRLLDRRHHPFYRQATAEFFLAERDGRPVGRVAAIHNRAHNEFCHDATGFFGFFETEDDPATARALLDAAAAWCAGRGLTALQGPVSPSTNYECALLIEGFDRPPAFMMPYNHPYYAGLIEAAGFVKAKDLLAYWLSDDHPFPEKLASVTGRLMQRYGLTTRDIRMDRLDEEIDRIFKVYNDAWSSNWGFVPMSREEIAAMAADFKWVVDPRVVYIAERGGEPVGFLLALPELNLILKDLGGRLLPLGWLRLLRARRRLDVLRVLAMGSLKEYQSMGFAAALYHDIVTRGTAAGYHHAEIGWVLEDNVMMNRAAEMLGSKCYKRFRIYHKDLTASAGAGV
- the hflX gene encoding GTPase HflX — its product is MSKIYGNTSGLKPSQIRQLQKIYQRRLPAQSLLTPEFAAGLARIAAEIRRQVGVLVDRKGAVEYVVVGDRSRIELPDFRRIRTDLRRFRGLRCIHTHFGEAGLSREDLTDLSLLRLDTMTALDVTDDGRPGQVHTAHLSPDFDPPGGAVRPELWRLLPSCDVHHLDLNYEAFIRELEGEFVRKTSQLRRQEHAERAILLGVTTGPVDTERERMDELEELAYSADVQVIDRFVQRRASLDPRYLLGRGKLQELITRSMQLGATLLIFNQTLTPTQSRLIGRETDLKVIDRNQLILDIFSRRARSQEGKIQVELAQLQYLMPRLVEFDDSLSRLSGGIGGRGPGETSLEVNRRRIKDRIDLLAQKLAAIRTSRRQRRLGRQRRGAPVVSIIGYTNAGKSTLMNAMTRAAVPVEDKLFATLDPVSRRMRLPWGQEVIVSDTVGFIRELPPPLLEAFKATLEEIEDSALIIHLVDATSAQRDHHILTVERLLADLGLDGIPRLRVLNKADRLDPAEQVHLAQRYGDLTVSALRGDGLERLADEIRTALDGAAVPARSR